One region of Malania oleifera isolate guangnan ecotype guangnan chromosome 6, ASM2987363v1, whole genome shotgun sequence genomic DNA includes:
- the LOC131156994 gene encoding phosphopantothenoylcysteine decarboxylase subunit VHS3-like: MEMEGLCSDAVALESVLYTMMEAVAVETALVSSKYLAWVLFASGYMPSETADALPNVRGINPMCFPFPQLNKVTRTVDENMDASETDEEDNDDDGDSDDDDDDSDDSDDDSDDGYYDSSEEGSDDDEDPEDGLQANGGGGSDDDDDGDDEDEEDDDEDEEEEEDEEEQAQPPFKKMK, from the exons ATGGAGATGGAGGGTCTCTGCTCTGATGCTGTTGCTTTGGAGAGTGTTTTATACACTATGATGGAAGCTGTGGCGGTCGAAACAGCTCTTGTTTCTAGCAAATATCTTGCTTGGGTTCTCTTCGCG AGTGGTTATATGCCCAGTGAAACTGCTGATGCTCTCCCAAATGTACGAGGAATCAATCCGATGTG CTTTCCTTTTCCACAACTTAACAAAGTGACACGGACTGTCGATGAAAACATGGATGCTAGTGAAACAGATGAAGAAGATAATGACGACGATGGTGATAgtgatgatgacgatgatgataGTGATGATAGTGACGATGATAGCGATGATGGGTATTATGATTCCTCGGAAGAAGGaagtgatgatgatgaagatccTGAGGATGGTCTTCAGGCTAATGGTGGTGGAGGAAGTGATGATGACGATGACGGAGATGATGAGGATGAAGAGGacgatgatgaagatgaagaggaagaggaagatgaGGAAGAGCAAGCCCAACCACCTTTCAAGAAGATGAAATGA